TTACATTCCAGTCCAATTATTTTCATAAGGTAAAAGGCGATAACTACAAGCTTTCGGGCCTGCTGACGCTGAAAGGAATTACCAAACCCATTGAACTTGATGCTGAATATGGAGGGGTTGAAAAGGATCCGGAAGGAAACCTCAGAATAGGATTTGAAGTAGAAGGAAGGTTAAGCCGCCAGGAATATGGCTTGAATTATATGCAGTTAACGGATTCAGGTGGCCTCGTGATCGGTGAGGATGTCAAATTGATCGCCAACATCCAGCTGGTAAAGCAAGCCTGAAGTGATCAATTATCAGTTGTCTATCTGAAATAGACCCGACATAGTCTCAGACACTTGTCGGGTTTTTTGTTAAAATGAGGATATTTTCCAATCCTCCGGCTTTCTAATTTTATAACCTAATTTCCCCAAATACCGCCTCCATGAAGTTCTTTCGAATACTTTTTCGGATCATCGGCTCAATAGTGCTGCTTCTTGTATTGATCATTGCTAGTATGGTGACCACCATGGACCACACTCCTTACAAAGAAATGCCGTATTATGCCCAATGGAAGAAGATCATCAGTGAAGTAAAACCTGACACCTCGGGATCCAGCGGAGCGCTCAGGGTAGGATGGGCAAAGGTGAATATTACTCCTGCATCTCCCACGCCCACAGCTGGTTATGGTAACAGAAGAGGGCGTCCTTACACCGCCGTCCATGATTCAGTGTACATAAGGGCGATGGTGATTGACAATGGCGTTACGAAAGCCGCCATTATCGCAGCCGATCTGCTGATTATCCCACCTACGGTTGTCAAACTGCTCCAATCGCGGCTTACGGAAAAGGAAATTCCCTTTGACAATGTTTACTTTGGCGCTACACATAGTCATAACAGTGTAGGTGGCTGGGGGACAGGTGTATCGTCCCTGTTTTTTTCTGGAAAATATAATGAGAAGACTGTCGAAACCATTGCTGATGCTATTTTTCAGGCGATCGTCCAGGCCAAGGCTAAGCTGGAACCGGCGAAGCTCACCTATATGGAATCCATTGACACCGTCGATATTCGCAACAGGCTGGTAGGCGAGGAGGGAGAGATTGATCCCGAGATCCGGTCAGCTGCATTCGTGACGGCAAGTGGTCAGAAAGCCATTCTGAGTTCCTTCGCGGCACATTCGACGGTATTGAACTCTAAAAACATTGTCCTGTCGCGCGATTATCCTGGTATGTTAGTGGATTCGCTGGAAAAAGGGCGGTACAACTTCGCGATGTACATGTCCGGGGCAGTAGGTAGTATGGGGCCGATTGAAAAAGGTACCGACGATTTTGATGAGGTTAAAAATCAGGCATTTGGCGTACAAAAAGCATTGCTTTCAGACTCAACAAAGAAGGAAGACGTAAAAGGTGCGACCGTAGAGGCGATCACATTGCCGCTGCCTCTCCGCAATCCTTCTCCGCGGCTAACCATGGGACTGGTGCTGCGGTCGTGGGCATTTAACAAGGCTTTTGGAGAATATCCTGTCTTTGTAAAAGCATTGAGAATTGGCAATATTCTGATGGTAGGAATGCCCTGCGATTTTTCGGGTGAACTGGTCGGAACGCTGGACGCATATGCCAAAACCAAAGGCCTTAATCTGATGGTCACGAGCTTTAATGGCGGCTATATCGGCTATATCACGCATGACAAATACTTTGACCGTGACTTGTACGAGACCAAAACAATGAGCTGGTACGGGCCTTATAACGGGGCTTACTTGCAGGAAGTGATTAAAGATATTATTGATAAACTATCCTAACTAACCTAATCTATGAAAACGATCTTATTGCTGATTTTCGGGCTCCTGAGTATCCAGGCAATCGCCCAGTCTCCTGTGCGCGTCGCTGTCGCGGGCCTTAGCCACGGGCATGTAGGCTGGGTCTTTAATAGTGCGGATAAAAAAGTCATTCAACTAGTTGGGATTTACGAAACCAATCCTGATCTGGTCAATTTATTTGCTGAAAAATACAAGCTGGACAAGAAGCTTTTCTTCTCAGATCTGAACAAGATGCTGGATGAAACGAAACCAGAGGCCGTTTCAGCTTTCGGAGCGATCAGCGATCACGTGATAGTTGTCCGTGCCTGCGCACCACGGAAAATTCATGTGATGGTAGAGAAACCATTGGCTACTACATTCGCAGATGCCAAGGAGATTCAGAAGCTGGCCAGCCAAAATTCCATTCAGGTACTGACCAATTATGAAACGTCGTGGTACGCCAGCAACCAATATGTGAATGATCTGGTAAGCCAGGGTAAGCTAGGTGACATTCGGAAGGTAATGGTGAATGATGGTCACCAGGGACCGAAAGAAATTGGGGTCAGCAAGGAATTTTTCGCCATTCTGACTGATCCCGCCAAAAACGGCGCAGGTGCTCTGATTGATTTCGGATGCTATGGCGCCAATTTGATGACCTGGCTTTTAAAGGGAGAAAGACCCATTTCGGTAACTGCGGTGACGCATCAGGACAAGCCGGAGATTTACAAGAATGTAGACGATGAGGCGACCATTGTACTGCAATATCCAAAGGCGCAATGTATCATTCAGGGCTCCTGGAACTGGTCATTTGGAAGAAAAGATATGGAAGTATATGGTAACAAGGGTTACGCGATTGCTGTAAACGCAACCGTTGTCAGACAAAGATTACAGGAAAAAGCACCTGAGGAAACCATCAAGCTCGACCCTCGTCCGGCTCCATTTACGGATCCTTTTGCAGTTTTGGCGGATGTGGTGCAGGGTCGCTTGAAGCTCGATACCAACGACCTGTACGGGTTACCGGTCAATGTTACCGTCGTAGAAATATTGGAATCTGCCAAGCAATCTGCGAAGTCAGGTAAGACTGTATTTTTGAAATAAATAGCATTAGTAATATAATGGAGCAGGAACCCCGCGCTGTCCGTTTCAGCCAAACTACCCTCACCGAGTTGATGATCCCTTCTTATGCCAACTTTGGCGGGAAAATTCACGGAGGGATTTTATTGTCATTGATTGATAAAGTGGCTTACTCATGTGCTGCACGCCATGCGGGTACCTACTGCGTGACAGTTTCGGTGGATGGTGTTGATTTTCTGGAACCCGTGGAGGTGGGAGATCTGGTTTCGCTGCATGCTTCTGTCAATTATGTCGGAAGAACTTCGTTGGTGATCGGGATCAGGGTTATTGCGGAAAATGTACGGAATGGCATTCAGCGGCATACCAATACTTCCTACGTCACAATGGTGGCGAAGGGCGATGATGATAAGCCGACGGTAGTGCCGGAATTATTGCTGGAAAATGAAGAAGATGCCCGCCGTTTTCTGGAAGCGATCAAGCGTCGGGAATTGAAAGAAAGTTACCGGGATGCATTCGATAATGCCAAGACCCGGATTGATGTACAGGCAAATCTTGAAAAATTATCCCAGCAACGATGTGTTATCGGCTGGGATAAAAATGATATTTAAAATCCGAAAAGTCCTCCGCCGGTTTTTCTCGTGCGGGTGGATTTTCCAAACAGCATTCCGAAAACGCCGCGAACTACCTCACGACCAATTTGTTTGGCCAGAGGAGAATTCAATGCGTCGGCAATGACGCTTGTTTCTTCCTTTTGCTTTTTGGCTTCAACGACTTCCTCCTTCGCTTGCGCCTCTACTTTCGCATGCTCCTCCATTCTTTTGGTCAGCATTTCGTAAGCGCTTTCCGGGTCGAGCGGGTCTTTGTATTTCATGTAAAGATCGGACTGCTGGACATGCTTGTCATAATCAGCCTGCACCATTGGTCCCATAATGGACGTTGGCGGGAGCAAATGCGTCGCGGCCACTTCGGTAGGGATACCTTTTTCATTTAGTACCGTAATAAGTGCTTGTCCGATCCCCAATGTGGTCAGAATCTGGTCGATTGCGTAGTAGTCGGAGCGCGGGTAGGTTTTTACCGTTTGTTTTAATGCGTCGGCATCCTGTGGCGTAAATGCTCTTAAAACGTGCTGTACCCTATTTCCCAGCTGAGAAAGTACCGATACCGGAACGTCCTGCGCCATTTGGGTGCAAAAGAAGATCCCTACGCCTTTGGAGCGGATCAGCCTTACTACCTGTTCGATCTGGTCAAGGAAAGCTTTTGGGGCGTCTTTAAACAATAAATGTGCCTCGTCGAGGAAGAATACCAGTTTGGGTTTGTCCAAATCACCTGCTTCCGGCAACTTCTGATACAGCTCTGCCAGCAGGCTCAACATGAAAGTTGAAAACAATGCAGGCTTGTCCTGAACATCAGAAATGTTAAGCAGGCTGATCACACCCTGGCCGTCGACGCGATTGATGAGATCGGTAATGTCAAAAGATTTTTCACCAAAAATAGTACCTACACCCTGCTGCTCCAATGCAACGATTTTACGGAGGATCGTACCCGCCGTCGAAGTGGAAATGGTACCGTAGTCAGCTTTGATCTCGGCAGCGCCCGGACCTTCGGCGAGGTAGTTGAGCACTTTTTTCAGGTCATTCAAATCCACCATTGGCAGATCTTTATCGTCGGCATACTTGAAAAGAATGGCCAGTACGCCCGCCTGTGTCTCATTTAATTCAAATATCTTGGAAAGAAGAATAGGCCCGAATTCCAGAATTGTCGCACGCATCTGCGAGCCTTTTTGTCCGCTCAGCGAATATAGTTCGACTGGATATCCCTTTGGTTCAAAAACGGTTCCGAGTATCTGTGAACGTTCCTCCAATGCTGCATTGGTTTTGCCAGGCTGGGCTATACCCGACAAATCACCTTTAATGTCCGACATGAACACAGGCACACCCGCTGCGGAAAGCTGCTCTGCCAATACCTGTAATGTGCGGGTTTTTCCTGATCCTGTGGCTCCTGCTACCAACCCGTGGCGGTTCATCATTCGCAGCGGCAGGCTTACTCTTGCTTCCCCGATAATCTCTCCGTCTAAAATAGCGGAGCCCAAACGAATTACCGGCTTGTCAGTTTGATATGATTTCTGAATTGCTGCAATAAATTGCTCTTTTTTCGACACAGTAATACAGGTTATAGTTTTCGACTTGTTAATTTACAAAAATTAAATGTTTCCGGTGGATTCCAAACCAATCACGGGAAAATTCCTGAAATGATAATCTTTCCAGATATTATATTACTTTTCGCACATCCTTGTATTTGCAAAATTTTATTAGGTATTTTGGTATGATCGCTTAACAATTATTCTGATTAATCAATTTAGATATAATACTTGCCATTTATGCTTAGCCGAGTTGCCAATTCAATTTACTGGATGAACCGTTACATGGAGCGGGTTGAAAATTACGCCCGTTTCGTTGGAGTTAATTTTAATCTGGCATTGGATCTCCCTCCTGACGTAGACGAACAATGGGAACCTCTTCTGATTGCAACCGCTGATCATTATTTATTTTATAAGTATTATGATAAGCCGACGAAAGAGGATGTTATCCATTTCATGACCTTCGACAAACGCAATCCTAATTCGATCATTAGCTGTCTTTACGAAGCGCGGGAAAATGCCCGCACGATCCGTGAGACGATTTCGAAGGAAATGTGGGAGAGTATCAATGAATTTTATCTGTCTATCCGCGGTACGTCGCCGGACAATTTCCGGAACATGGACCATATGCAGTCCTATTTTACAGATATCCGCAAAAGCTGCCAGCTTTTTCACGGTGTTGTGGATGCTTCCATTACGCGAAATGAGGCCTGGCATTTCGGACGCCTGGGACGGCATATAGAACGTGCAGACAAATGCTCCCGCTTTCTTGACGTAAAATATTTTACTCTTTTGCAAGATGCCGGTACTTCTGGTTCTACATTGGACCTGATGCTTTGGACGGCGGTTCTGAAATCGGTGAGTGCATATAATATGTACCGGCAGACACATCGCGCATTGACGCCAATGAACATCGTTGCGTTTTTGATCCTGGACAAATTGTTCCCGAGATCCATTGCCTACTGTGTGCGCCAGGCTGAACTGTCGTTATATGCCATCGCAGGATCGATTCCTGAGCGCGGGCATACCAATCCGGCGGAACGTGCATTGAGCAAGATCCGGAGTGAACTGGAATTCACAGACGTGGAAGACGTGTTCAAAATGGGCCTTCACGAATATCTGGACAAGTTTCAGACTAAGAATAACGAGGTGGACAATGCGATTTTTGATATGTATTTCGGTTTGGAAACCGGGCAGTCGCAAAGTCAGTCTCAGGGACAAACAACGGGACAATTTAAGACCCAGTGGATGAACTGAACAAACTTTTAATAACTTAGCGACCTATAACATTTGTAGCGCCGCAACGACATGACATATTGCCTTGGGATAAAAGTAGCAACGGGCCTCGTCGCCATTGCTGATACCCGCCTGACTTCCGGTACGGAGGTTTCAACGAATAAAAAGGTTTCCGTTTATCAATCAGAAAAGCATTCGATTTTCGTAATGACTTCCGGGTTGAGATCGGTCCGGGACAAAGCCATTACTTATTTCAAGGAAGTACTGGAAGAGCGTGATTCTTCATTCAACAAGCTATACAAGGCTGTTAATGCGCTCGGTGAACAGGTGCGGCGTGTGGCCGACGAGGACCGGAATGCATTGAATGCCGCCGGGCTTTCTTTTAATCTGTTTGCCATTATAGGCGGACAGCTTGAAAATGATAAGGAGCACAAGCTGTTCCTGTTATATCCGGAGGGAAACTGGGTGGAGGTAGGTGACGGTTCACCTTTTATTATCATTGGTAATTCGGGTTATGGGAAACCGCTTCTTTACCGCAGCCTCAAATTTGATTCTTCCATGCAGGATGCCTTGAAAATAGGGTTCCTCTCGTTTGATTCTACGAGGGTAAGCTCCAATGATGTGGATTATCCGATAGATGTGGTGATGTATGAAAAGGACTCCTTTCAGATTGTCGAACACCGCTTTGAAAAAGATGACCTGGACTATGTAGGGAAGCAATGGAGTGCTTTGCTGAGCAATTCGGTTCAGAAACTACCTTTGGAATGGATGGATCCGGTTTTTAATAAAATGGAGATAACGTCATCAAACTGAATTCTTTCGCAACCTGTTTTTAATAATAATTCAATTCAAGATCAGAAAAATTACGCTGAACGTTAAGTGAGTGATGGGAATCCATAAACTCAAATGTTGCCGTTGTTTGAAGAAAATTCGGCTAGTAGAGAGGGAAATTTAGTATTTTTGCAACCAAACAAAAAGAGGAATTCTAGATCGTGACGTTAATTAAATCTATCTCAGGAATCAGAGGTATCGTGGGTGGAAAATCGGGTGAGGCGCTGACTCCGATTGATGTTGTGAAGTTTGCAGCTGCATACGGAACATGGCTGAGGCGTACAAATCCACAAAATTTAAAGGTCGTTATTGGCAGAGATGCCAGGCTTTCCGGTGAAATGGTTAGCCGTCTGGTCGCAGGTACATTACAGGGAGTAGGGCTTCATGTGCTGGATCTGGGCCTTTCAACCACACCTACCGTTGAGATAGCAGTTACCGCAGAGAACGCCGCAGGAGGTATTATTTTGACTGCGAGCCACAATCCGATCCAATGGAATGCCCTCAAACTTTTGAACCACGACGGTGAATTTATTTCAGAAGCCGACGGTGAAGAAGTACTGAGAATTGCGGATGAAGAAGACTTTGTTTTTGTTGATGTAAAGAAATTAGGAAGTTACAGCACCGACGATACGTACCTCCAAAAGCACATTGATCAGGTGCTTGCATTGGCTTTGGTCGATGTGGAGGCAATTAAAAATGCAAATTTCAGAATTGTTGTTGACGCAGTCAATTCTACCGGTGGGATCGTCGTTCCAATGTTGCTTGAAGCACTTGGAGTATCTCCCAAAAACATAAAAAAGCTTAACTGCGAGCCGACGGGCAACTTTGCCCATAATCCTGAGCCACTTCCGGAACATCTTCGGGAAATCAGCAAAGAGTTAAATAATGGTGCATTCAATCTTGGTATCGTCGTAGATCCGGATGTAGACCGACTTGCGCTGATGTGCGAGGATGGTACTCCTTTCGGCGAAGAGTATACATTGGTCGCAGTTGCTGACTACGTTCTTAAAAACACACCGGGGAACACCGTTTCCAATCTTTCGTCCACAGCTGCATTGCGTGATGTGACGGTGAAAGCTGGCGGTAAATACTTCGCTTCTGCAGTGGGAGAGGTGAATGTTGTCAATATGATGAAGGCTAACCATGCTGTCATCGGAGGCGAAGGGAATGGCGGGGTGATTTATCCTGAAAGTCATTACGGACGAGATGCATTGGTTGGAATCGCTTTGTTCCTGACACATTTGGCCAAATTTGGCAAAACGGCCTCTGTTTTGCGTAGGTCCTACCCCAACTACTATATTTCTAAAAACAAAATTGAACTCACGCCCGATATTAGTGTTGATAACATATTGAGCCGCATTCAAACGAGATATTCCAAGCAGCCATTGAACACAATCGACGGCGTAAGGATCGAATTTGACAGAGAATGGGTTCATTTACGTAAATCAAACACGGAACCGATCATCAGGATTTATTCGGAATCGGAGACACAAACCACGGCGATCAACCTCGCGAACAAGATTATTTCTGACATCAAGGAGATTATCTCCGAGCCTAAGAAATAAAGCTTCGACGACGGATTGATTGAAATTAATTGAAAAAATGAAAGCCTATTTGGACAATGCGGCGACTACACGACTGGACCCTGAGGTACTGGAAGTGATGTTACCGCTGATGACCGAGCAATTCGGCAACCCGTCTTCTATCCATTCTTATGGCCGGGCTGTACGTTCGGCGATTGAGCGGGCCAGGAAGAACATTGCAGCGATATTGAATGCAGCTCCCGCTGAGATATTTTTCACTTCGGGTGGTACTGAGGCTGATAATACCGCCATTCGTTCCACCATTGAAACGCTGGGTCTGAAACATGCCATCACTTCCCGTATTGAGCACCACGCAGTGTTACATACCCTTGAATACCTTAAAAAAACAGGGCAGATAGAGCTGAGCTTTGTCAATCTGAACGACAAGGGGGAAGTTGATCTGGCTCATCTTGAAACATTACTGGCGTCGAATTCACGTTCATTGGTTTCATTAATGCATGGGAACAATGAAATAGGGAATTTGCTGGATCTGAATGCGGCAGGGGACATCTGTGAGAGGTATAATGCAGTGTTTCATAGTGACACCGTTCAAACAATGGGTCATTACAGGCACGATCTGCAGCAGTTGAAAACAAATTTCATTGTTGGCGCAGCCCACAAATTCAATGGACCCAAAGGCATTGGATTCTTATATGTAAGGCCTGGCATTAAAATAGCACCTTTCGTACATGGGGGCGCGCAGGAACGTAACATGCGCGGCGGTACTGAGAATATTTACGGGATAGTAGGCCTCGCGAAAGCACTGGAAATCGCCTACCGTGATATGGATGAGCATCGCAGCCACATTGAAGGCCTGAAAACACGCATGATCGAAAAGCTGAGAGACAGCATTGACGGGATAACTTTCAATGGAAATTCCGACCAGCTGGACAAAAGTTTGTACACAGTGCTAAGCGTGAGCCTTCCACCGTCCGATATCAGCGATATGCTGTTGTTTAACATGGATATTGCAGGTATAGCAGTTTCAGGAGGCAGTGCCTGTTCCAGTGGCACGGAAATTGGGTCTCATGTGCTCACAGAGCTCAAAATCGATGAAAACCGGGCGAACGTGCGCTTCTCCTTTGGGAAATATAATACGGAAGAAGAAATTGATTATGCCGTGCATACGCTTTCAGAACTTTATAAGAAAGAAGGTGTAACACTATAAAGCCAAAAATCCGGCGCCTGATCAGGCTGCCGGATTTTTGATGATATCTTCCAAAGCTTCAATCCAGATGTCACTGTCGTTGAGACTTTCTACCAACTGCCAGTGTTCTCCTCCCTCTTTTTCAAAAAGCTCTTTATATTCTTCGCCCACTTCAATGGTCGTTTCGAGGCAGTCTGCGACGAAAGCCGGTGAAAATGCCAGGGCACTCTTTACGCCTTTTTTGGTTAGTTCCGGTATTACTTCGTCGGTATAGGGTTTAATCCAAGGATTTTTCCCCAATCTTGACTGAAAACAGGTGGTATACTTCCCTTCCGGAATTCCCATTCCTTTGACTAACAGCCGCGTTGTTTCAAAACATTGGGCACGATAGCAATGCTGATTTCTGTGATCTAATGTGTCGCAGCAAGATCCGAACTGGCAAAAACTTTTGGTCACATCGCCTTTTGTAATTTGCCTCTCCGGTAGTCCGTGGTAGCTGAACACGAAATGATCGAATTCACGCTCAGCCATGTATTTTTTACCAAGATCAACAAAACCCTTGATGAATTTGGGATGTTCCAAAAACCGGTTTACAAACCTGATCTCAGGCAATACTTCCCAGTCCTTCACCACCCGCATTACTTCTTTATACACCGAACCCGTTGATGCAGAAGCATATTGCGGGAAGAAAGGCACTACAATAATATCTGTGAGACATTCTTTCCTTAAGGCTTTCAAACCATTTTCAATGCTCGGGCTTTGGTAACGCATGGCTAGCTCTACGATGTAATTTTCACCCAGCGCCTTTTGCAATTTGTCTTTAACCGAAAACCCGTAAGTTTTCAATGGTGAGCCATCCGGTCTCCAAAGCTGTTTGTAAACTTTTGCCGATTTTGGTGCCCGGAACGGCGCAATGATGAGGTTAATGAGCAGCCAGCGATTGATATAAGGAATGTCAATAACCCTTTCGTCCATTAAAAACTGACGCAGATATTTGCGAACGTCAGGCACTGATGGGCTGTCCGGCGTACCCAGGTTTACAATTAAGACGCCTGTTTTACGGATTGAACTGACAGTTGTTGTATCGAAAGGCTGGGTCAATGTTGCGGTACTCATTACAGGTAATATTTTTATTACTGGAAACAGGGTGAATGAAAACCGTTTCCATAGATTAATTCTATGTTTGTTAATGCTGCATTCCAAGCAAAACCTCACGTAAAGCTGCCTGTGCAGACCATTCACGGTTGGCGGCTTGCTCAATCACCAGTGATCTAGGGCCATCCAGCACTTCGTCGGCGACTTTCATGTTGCGGCGAACGGGCAGGCAATGCATAAATTTGCCATTATCTGTCAGTGCCATTTTTGCTTCCGTGATCATCCACGACGGATCGCTGGTTAATACCTGGCCATAATTCGAGTAAGACGACCAGTTTTTGCCATATACAAAATCCGCGCCTTCCAATGCTTTGTCCTGATCGTAAATAACCTGACCTTTTCCAACGAACTGGGGAGCCAGATCATAACCTTCCGGATGCGTAATAACCAACTCAACATCCATCGGGTTCATCCACTCGCAAAACGAGTTTGCTACTGCCTGAGGCAATGCTTTGAAGTGTGGTAACCAGGTTAAAACTACTTTTGGACGCTGTTTAAGTTTAAATTCTTCGATCGTAATGCAGTCAGCCAAGGATTGCAATGGGTGTCGTGTCGCAGATTCTAAATTGACGATAGGTACCTGAGCGTATTTTTTAAACTGCTGAAAAATAATTTCAGAGTAATCTTTTTCGCGATCCTGTAAGCCCGCGAAAGAACGTATGCCGATAATGTCACAGTAGCTTCCAATCACGGCCGCAGCCTCCTTAACGTGTTCAGCTTTGTCGCCATTCATGATCACACCTTCCTCCATTTCCAGCCCCCAGCCATCCTGACCGACATTCATTGTAATCACATTCAGGCCGAGATTTTGTGCAGCTTTTTGTGTACTGATCCTGGTCCTTAAACTTGAATTGAAGAAAAGAAGTCCGATGGTTTTGTTTTTCCCCAGCTCACTGTCGCCAAATGGATTTCGCTTCGCAGCAATTCCGCTTGAAATGAGTTGGTTAAGGTCTGTAACGTCGTCTATGGAAAGGAAGTGTTTCATTCAGTTAGGAATTCTGACATGTCTCAGGAGTTGTTCTGAAACCGGTTATAGCAATATTTAGGTGTTAAGTTTAGATCAAACGGTGGCGACT
The genomic region above belongs to Dyadobacter pollutisoli and contains:
- the hemH gene encoding ferrochelatase, whose protein sequence is MSTATLTQPFDTTTVSSIRKTGVLIVNLGTPDSPSVPDVRKYLRQFLMDERVIDIPYINRWLLINLIIAPFRAPKSAKVYKQLWRPDGSPLKTYGFSVKDKLQKALGENYIVELAMRYQSPSIENGLKALRKECLTDIIVVPFFPQYASASTGSVYKEVMRVVKDWEVLPEIRFVNRFLEHPKFIKGFVDLGKKYMAEREFDHFVFSYHGLPERQITKGDVTKSFCQFGSCCDTLDHRNQHCYRAQCFETTRLLVKGMGIPEGKYTTCFQSRLGKNPWIKPYTDEVIPELTKKGVKSALAFSPAFVADCLETTIEVGEEYKELFEKEGGEHWQLVESLNDSDIWIEALEDIIKNPAA
- a CDS encoding N-acetylornithine carbamoyltransferase, with the protein product MKHFLSIDDVTDLNQLISSGIAAKRNPFGDSELGKNKTIGLLFFNSSLRTRISTQKAAQNLGLNVITMNVGQDGWGLEMEEGVIMNGDKAEHVKEAAAVIGSYCDIIGIRSFAGLQDREKDYSEIIFQQFKKYAQVPIVNLESATRHPLQSLADCITIEEFKLKQRPKVVLTWLPHFKALPQAVANSFCEWMNPMDVELVITHPEGYDLAPQFVGKGQVIYDQDKALEGADFVYGKNWSSYSNYGQVLTSDPSWMITEAKMALTDNGKFMHCLPVRRNMKVADEVLDGPRSLVIEQAANREWSAQAALREVLLGMQH